A section of the Chryseobacterium ginsenosidimutans genome encodes:
- a CDS encoding glycosyltransferase family 2 protein, whose product MNKVSILIANYNNGKYFRDCYNSIVSQSYENWEAIIVDDCSTDDSIKIIQDLIKDDERFRLYHNESNKGCGYTKKKCVDLSTGDLCTFLDPDDALYDYSLECSVDEFRKTNKIIATYSQLIFCNEKLNPGQVFSKIKQISNNRFFFNTPIQLSALFVFKKEAYLATDGINPNLKSAVDQDLYLKLLEVGDAKFIDEILYKYRLHPDGISQQNSKQNAKDSFARVIHQAMKRRKILSINNIAVPKIFTTSEEIYNLLNYQTKIPYRLINKIKSKLNI is encoded by the coding sequence GTGAATAAAGTTTCTATATTAATCGCTAATTATAACAACGGAAAATATTTCCGCGATTGTTATAACTCAATTGTTTCGCAGAGCTATGAAAACTGGGAGGCAATTATTGTAGATGATTGTTCAACTGATGATTCTATAAAAATCATTCAGGATCTTATAAAAGATGATGAGAGATTCAGGTTATACCACAATGAATCGAACAAAGGCTGCGGATATACCAAAAAAAAATGTGTAGATCTTTCAACAGGAGATCTCTGCACCTTTTTGGATCCCGATGACGCCCTCTACGATTATTCTCTTGAATGTTCCGTAGATGAATTCAGGAAAACAAACAAAATTATAGCAACTTATTCACAATTAATATTTTGTAATGAAAAATTAAATCCGGGCCAGGTGTTTTCTAAGATAAAACAAATCAGCAACAATAGGTTCTTTTTCAACACTCCTATCCAGTTATCGGCATTGTTTGTGTTTAAAAAAGAAGCGTACCTGGCAACTGACGGAATTAATCCGAATCTTAAAAGCGCCGTTGATCAGGATCTTTATTTAAAATTATTGGAAGTTGGTGACGCAAAATTTATTGACGAAATCTTATACAAATACAGACTTCATCCTGACGGCATATCTCAGCAGAATTCAAAGCAAAACGCAAAAGATTCTTTTGCAAGGGTAATCCATCAGGCAATGAAACGAAGGAAAATACTATCAATCAATAATATAGCTGTTCCGAAAATATTCACAACATCAGAAGAAATTTATAATCTACTGAATTATCAGACAAAAATACCTTACCGATTAATAAACAAAATAAAGTCTAAACTGAATATCTAA